A stretch of Fusarium poae strain DAOMC 252244 chromosome 2, whole genome shotgun sequence DNA encodes these proteins:
- a CDS encoding hypothetical protein (SECRETED:SignalP(1-22)) — protein MSFSKLLVASLPALLALQAVSALPAEKNLEDRQCTGCTPPPDTLPDYYCPVIDSEENITGEAWQVGASAKNIATGQAYTQGSSWTIGGSLGLSFEKVITGSASLSAEVTESIEITVSTQVENTCPEGGEFYCSILVYPGMRRVKGHMELLLPGAECPLGAGLSEGDWEMVSPRKDKSNLPFYTTDLCTCGNLEGADGEGHPEKLCREDCVTPARLRGTNAF, from the exons ATGTCTTTCAGCAAGCTCCTCGTTGCCTCTTTGCCCGCTCTGTTAGCTCTCCAAGCTGTTTCTGCTCTCCCAGCTGAGAAGAATCTTGAAGACCGCCAGTGCACTGGCTGCACTCCTCCACCTGACACTCTCCCTGATTACTACTGCCCCGTCATCGACTCGGAGGAAAACATCACTGGTGAAGCTTGGCAGGTTGGTGCCTCAGCCAAAA ACATTGCCACTGGCCAAGCATACACTCAGGGATCGAGCTGGACCATTGGTGGTAGTCTTGGACTCAGTTTCGAAAAAGTCATCACCGGCTCAGCATCTCTATCGGCCGAGGTTACAGAGTCCATTGAGATCACTGTCAGCACACAGGTCGAAAATACATGCCCTGAGGGGGGCGAATTCTATTGCTCAATTCTCGTTTACCCTGGAATGAGGCGTGTCAAGGGCCATATGGAGCTTTTGCTACCAGGTGCTGAGTGTCCCCTGGGTGCAGGTCTAAGTGAGGGAGATTGGGAGATGGTTTCGCCACGCAAGGACAAGTCCAACCTTCCCTTCTATACTACTGACTTGTGCACTTGCGGTAACCTTGAAGGTGCCGACGGCGAGGGACATCCAGAGAAACTGTGCCGTGAGGATTGTGTCACACCTGCTAGACTCCGAGGTACCAATGCCTTTTAG